From Streptomyces sp. 6-11-2, one genomic window encodes:
- a CDS encoding exodeoxyribonuclease III codes for MRIATWNVNSITARLPRLLAWLESSGTDVLCLQEAKVAEDQFPFDQLRELGYEAAVHATGRWNGVAVLSRVGLEDVVRGLPGGPGYEGVEEPRAISATCGPVRVWSVYVPNGREVDHPHYAYKIQWFEALRAAVAGDAGGSRPFAVLGDYNVAPTDDDVYDRAAFEGATHVTPAERAALTALREVGLSDVVPRPLKYDHPYTYWDYRQLCFPKNRGMRIDLVYANEPFAKAVTDSYVDREERKGKGASDHAPVVVDLDV; via the coding sequence ATGCGCATCGCGACCTGGAACGTGAACTCGATCACCGCCCGTCTGCCCAGGCTGCTGGCCTGGCTGGAGAGCAGCGGCACGGACGTGCTGTGCCTCCAGGAGGCCAAGGTCGCCGAGGACCAGTTCCCCTTCGACCAGCTGCGCGAACTGGGCTACGAGGCGGCGGTCCACGCGACCGGACGGTGGAACGGCGTGGCGGTGCTCTCCCGCGTCGGGCTCGAGGACGTGGTCCGCGGCCTGCCCGGCGGCCCCGGCTACGAGGGCGTGGAGGAGCCCCGCGCCATCTCGGCGACCTGCGGCCCGGTCCGCGTCTGGTCGGTGTACGTGCCCAACGGCCGTGAGGTGGACCACCCCCACTACGCCTACAAGATCCAGTGGTTCGAGGCACTCAGGGCGGCCGTCGCCGGCGACGCGGGCGGCAGCCGCCCCTTCGCCGTCCTCGGCGACTACAACGTCGCGCCGACGGACGACGACGTCTACGACCGCGCCGCCTTCGAGGGCGCCACCCACGTCACCCCGGCCGAGCGCGCCGCCCTGACCGCCCTGCGCGAGGTGGGCCTCTCGGACGTGGTCCCCCGGCCCCTGAAGTACGACCACCCCTACACGTACTGGGACTACCGCCAGCTCTGCTTCCCCAAGAACCGCGGCATGCGCATCGACCTGGTGTACGCCAACGAGCCCTTCGCGAAGGCGGTCACCGACTCCTACGTCGACCGCGAGGAGCGCAAGGGCAAGGGCGCGTCCGACCACGCCCCGGTGGTGGTGGACCTCGACGTCTAG
- a CDS encoding MBL fold metallo-hydrolase: MRLTKKAHACVRLEKDGRTLVIDPGGFSEQDAASGADAILVTHEHADHFDEGRLRAALESRPGAEIWTLKSVAEQIAAAFPGRVHTVGHGDTFTAAGFDVQVHGELHAVIHPDIPRITNVGYLVDGGRVFHPGDALTVPDVPVETLMLPVMAPWNKISEVIDYVREVGPQRAYDIHDALLTDLARPIYDRQIGALGGAEHLRLTPGASAEV; encoded by the coding sequence ATGAGACTCACGAAGAAGGCGCACGCCTGCGTTCGTCTGGAGAAGGACGGGCGGACGCTCGTCATCGATCCCGGCGGGTTCAGCGAGCAGGACGCCGCGTCCGGCGCGGACGCGATCCTGGTCACCCACGAGCACGCCGACCATTTCGACGAGGGGCGTCTGCGCGCCGCCCTGGAGTCCCGCCCCGGCGCCGAGATCTGGACCCTGAAGTCCGTCGCGGAGCAGATCGCCGCCGCCTTCCCGGGCCGCGTCCACACCGTCGGCCACGGCGACACCTTCACCGCCGCGGGCTTCGACGTGCAGGTCCACGGCGAGCTGCACGCGGTGATCCACCCGGACATCCCGCGCATCACCAACGTCGGCTACCTCGTCGACGGCGGCCGGGTCTTCCACCCGGGCGACGCGCTCACCGTGCCGGACGTCCCGGTCGAGACGCTGATGCTGCCGGTGATGGCGCCATGGAACAAGATCTCCGAGGTGATCGACTACGTCCGCGAGGTCGGGCCGCAGCGCGCCTACGACATCCACGACGCCCTCCTGACCGATCTGGCCCGCCCGATCTACGACCGGCAGATCGGCGCCCTGGGCGGTGCGGAGCACCTGCGGCTGACGCCGGGCGCGTCGGCGGAGGTCTGA
- a CDS encoding alpha/beta fold hydrolase, with protein sequence MSDTPTNTLQYRFDGREDAPVLILGPSLGTTWHMWDRQVPELTKQWRVFRFDLPGHGGAPAHPADSVSDLVTRLLATLDGLGVQRFGYAGCALGGAIGVELALRHPERLASLALIATSPRFGTPDEFRQRGVIVRTNGLDPIARTSPERWFTSGFAAAQPAITDWAVQMVRTTDPGCYIAACEALAVFDARADLGRIGVPTLVLVGSDDQVTGPAEARTLVAGIRDARLAVVPGASHLVPVEQPVAVTDLLVRHFSTAWHPGYDSTTGHMAIVRPPVKPVLAAPPQVSPIAEIAPAPVPAQVAGGPDRYDIGLKIRREVLGDAHVDGALAEAEDFSGDFQEFLTRYAWGEIWDRPGLDRRTRSSVALTALVAGGHLQDLAAHTRAALRNGLTPDEIKEVLLQTAVYCGIPAAGAAFGIAQQVIREETTLTE encoded by the coding sequence GTGAGTGACACACCGACGAACACCCTGCAATACCGCTTCGACGGGCGGGAAGACGCCCCAGTCCTGATCTTGGGTCCCTCACTGGGTACGACCTGGCACATGTGGGACCGGCAGGTCCCGGAGCTGACGAAGCAGTGGCGTGTCTTCCGGTTCGACCTGCCGGGACACGGCGGAGCGCCCGCGCACCCCGCCGACTCGGTCTCCGACCTGGTCACCCGGCTGCTGGCCACCCTGGACGGACTGGGCGTACAGCGCTTCGGCTACGCCGGGTGCGCGCTCGGCGGCGCGATCGGCGTCGAACTGGCGCTGCGCCACCCGGAGCGCCTCGCCTCCCTCGCCCTGATCGCCACATCGCCGCGGTTCGGCACTCCCGACGAGTTCCGGCAGCGCGGGGTGATCGTGCGGACGAACGGTCTCGACCCGATCGCCCGCACCTCCCCGGAACGCTGGTTCACCAGCGGTTTCGCCGCCGCGCAGCCCGCGATCACCGACTGGGCCGTGCAGATGGTGCGCACCACCGACCCCGGCTGCTACATCGCCGCCTGCGAGGCGCTGGCCGTCTTCGACGCCCGCGCCGACCTCGGCCGCATCGGCGTGCCCACGCTGGTCCTGGTCGGCTCCGACGACCAGGTCACCGGCCCCGCCGAGGCACGCACCCTGGTCGCCGGCATCCGCGACGCGCGCCTGGCCGTCGTGCCCGGCGCCTCCCACCTGGTGCCGGTGGAGCAGCCCGTCGCCGTGACCGACCTGCTGGTCCGGCACTTCTCCACCGCCTGGCACCCCGGATACGACTCGACCACGGGACACATGGCGATCGTCCGGCCCCCGGTCAAGCCGGTGCTCGCCGCGCCCCCGCAGGTCTCGCCCATCGCCGAGATCGCCCCGGCGCCCGTACCGGCGCAGGTGGCGGGCGGGCCGGACCGGTACGACATCGGTCTGAAGATCCGCCGCGAGGTGCTGGGCGACGCGCACGTGGACGGGGCGCTCGCCGAGGCGGAGGACTTCTCCGGCGACTTCCAGGAGTTCCTGACCCGCTACGCCTGGGGCGAGATCTGGGACCGGCCCGGCCTGGACCGGCGCACCCGCAGCAGCGTCGCCCTCACCGCCCTGGTCGCGGGCGGCCACCTCCAGGACCTCGCCGCCCACACCCGGGCCGCCCTGCGCAACGGACTGACCCCGGACGAGATCAAGGAGGTGCTGCTGCAGACCGCGGTGTACTGCGGGATTCCCGCGGCGGGCGCCGCCTTCGGGATCGCCCAGCAGGTCATACGCGAGGAGACGACGCTCACGGAGTGA
- a CDS encoding PP2C family protein-serine/threonine phosphatase: protein MRPGRRISHRFHSWQASDALLAVPLGLIAAILVADILTGPHVPLGPLLIVAPAITASFASPFVTALVGAIAVGALLGVGAGFRLLTTESVGAQIISLVVVSVVVTVFRYLRERHNRELEQVRRVSEAAQRVVLRPLPRRIGPLRVASVYLAAQEEALIGGDLYAAVRTPTGTRLIIGDVMGKGLTAMGDASLLLGAFREAAHRKAALPELMAYLERSVCWNLAEPTEPGQEGECFITAAIIDIPDALPQAQMVTCGHPPPLLLRGRQAVTLRPSAPAPPLGLGELGTPEYRVDTFQLEPGDLLLLYTDGVVEARDPGGVFYPLAARAISWAQDSPVALVHHLRADLLDHVGGRLADDAAVVALQRTAGP from the coding sequence ATGCGTCCAGGGCGGCGGATCTCGCACCGCTTCCACTCGTGGCAGGCCAGCGACGCTCTGCTCGCGGTGCCGCTCGGTCTGATCGCCGCCATCCTCGTCGCCGACATTCTGACCGGGCCCCATGTGCCGCTGGGGCCGCTGCTGATCGTGGCACCCGCGATCACCGCGTCCTTCGCCAGTCCCTTCGTCACCGCTCTGGTCGGCGCCATCGCCGTGGGGGCCCTGCTCGGCGTCGGCGCGGGGTTCCGCCTGCTGACCACGGAGAGCGTCGGCGCGCAGATCATCTCCCTGGTCGTGGTCTCGGTGGTCGTGACGGTGTTCCGCTATCTGCGCGAGCGGCACAACCGCGAGCTGGAGCAGGTACGCAGAGTGTCGGAGGCCGCGCAGCGAGTGGTGCTCAGGCCCTTGCCCAGGCGCATCGGGCCGCTGCGGGTGGCGTCGGTGTACCTGGCGGCTCAGGAGGAGGCGCTGATCGGCGGCGACCTGTACGCGGCCGTCCGCACCCCGACCGGCACGCGGCTGATCATCGGCGATGTGATGGGCAAGGGCCTGACCGCGATGGGCGACGCCTCGCTGCTGCTGGGCGCGTTCCGGGAGGCCGCGCACCGGAAGGCGGCCCTGCCCGAGCTGATGGCCTACCTGGAGCGCAGTGTGTGCTGGAACCTGGCCGAGCCCACCGAGCCGGGCCAGGAGGGAGAATGCTTCATCACGGCCGCGATCATCGACATCCCCGACGCGCTGCCGCAGGCGCAGATGGTGACCTGCGGGCACCCGCCGCCGTTGCTGCTGCGCGGCCGGCAGGCCGTCACGCTGCGCCCCAGCGCTCCCGCTCCGCCGCTGGGCCTGGGCGAGCTGGGCACACCGGAGTACCGGGTGGACACCTTCCAGCTGGAGCCCGGGGATCTCCTGCTGCTCTACACCGACGGTGTGGTCGAAGCACGCGACCCCGGGGGCGTCTTCTACCCGCTCGCCGCACGGGCCATCTCCTGGGCGCAGGACAGCCCGGTGGCTCTGGTCCATCACCTGCGGGCCGATCTCCTGGACCACGTCGGCGGGCGCCTGGCCGACGACGCCGCCGTGGTCGCGCTGCAACGCACCGCCGGCCCTTAG
- a CDS encoding SWIM zinc finger family protein produces the protein MATSSAPCDSPPNPTPQPGTLGANPDALSVGTEEWAPAGPPDGAWAAMGEGASERAPDAPSAAPRHCASAGTSGAPSVATGEGVPDGVSAGAPDAPSAAMRDSASAGTPGAPSATTRDGVSTGAPDAPWTGAPDAPSVGTADVPSAGTPEAPSAGRRAYGRQSSPSSAGAGSGSASFSPARDGAEPPAPPRVPRTMASPRRDGAEPPAPPQVPRTMASPRRDGELRRTFPAFPARAVEGERFAETWWGDAWVDALEEGALDVARLARGRGYARTGHVDAVTVTPGLVLAYVQGSRPRPYRVQVRLRTLDDADWDRFLDAVAERPGHIAALLDKEMPQSLADCGVPLLPGPGDLEPHCSCPDHGHPCKHAAALCYQTARLLDADPFVLLLLRGRGERELLDALSRLNATRAARAAQEREPEPFPGVRAGEALAERRRPPLPAPLPAPPHPEQPPVYPAAPGGPDPFALDQLATDAAARAHALLTTGRDPVGGLTLWQDAVRLAAARPGSGLTAATRSLYASLASATGRGTAELARAVAAWRQGGPEGLAVLEEPWDPPAGRFDRARPLLLAADLPAFRPWRNRLTHPRGHLQLRLGRDGLWYAYESEPDRDDWWPRGTPDLDPVGALTGLGPPGAV, from the coding sequence GTGGCCACCTCGTCCGCACCCTGTGACAGTCCACCGAACCCCACCCCACAGCCCGGCACTCTGGGTGCCAACCCCGACGCCCTCTCGGTGGGGACGGAGGAGTGGGCCCCGGCAGGCCCTCCGGACGGCGCCTGGGCGGCGATGGGTGAGGGCGCCTCGGAGCGTGCCCCGGACGCCCCCTCAGCCGCACCGCGGCACTGCGCGTCAGCGGGTACCTCGGGCGCCCCCTCGGTGGCGACGGGGGAGGGCGTCCCGGACGGCGTCTCGGCGGGCGCTCCGGACGCCCCCTCAGCCGCGATGCGGGACAGCGCCTCGGCAGGCACTCCGGGCGCCCCCTCAGCCACGACGCGGGACGGCGTCTCAACGGGCGCCCCGGACGCCCCCTGGACAGGCGCCCCGGACGCCCCCTCGGTAGGCACCGCGGACGTCCCCTCGGCAGGCACCCCGGAAGCCCCCTCGGCAGGGAGGCGGGCGTACGGCCGCCAGTCGTCCCCGTCCTCGGCCGGGGCGGGCTCCGGAAGTGCCTCGTTCTCACCGGCGCGGGACGGCGCCGAGCCCCCCGCGCCGCCCCGGGTCCCCCGGACCATGGCTTCCCCCCGCCGGGACGGCGCCGAGCCCCCCGCGCCGCCCCAGGTCCCCCGGACCATGGCTTCCCCCCGCCGGGACGGCGAACTTCGGCGTACCTTTCCGGCGTTCCCGGCGCGGGCGGTGGAAGGGGAGCGGTTCGCCGAGACCTGGTGGGGCGACGCATGGGTCGACGCGCTGGAGGAGGGCGCGCTGGACGTGGCGCGGCTGGCCCGTGGGCGTGGGTACGCGCGGACGGGGCACGTGGACGCCGTCACGGTCACCCCGGGGCTGGTCCTGGCATACGTGCAGGGGAGCCGGCCGCGCCCGTACCGGGTCCAGGTGCGGCTGCGGACGCTGGACGACGCCGACTGGGACCGGTTCCTGGACGCCGTCGCGGAGCGCCCCGGGCACATCGCCGCGCTCCTCGACAAGGAGATGCCCCAGTCGCTCGCCGACTGCGGGGTCCCGCTGCTCCCCGGCCCCGGAGACCTGGAGCCGCACTGCAGCTGCCCCGACCACGGCCACCCCTGCAAACACGCCGCCGCCCTCTGTTACCAGACCGCACGCCTGCTGGACGCGGACCCCTTCGTCCTGCTGCTGCTCCGCGGCCGGGGCGAGCGGGAACTGCTCGACGCCCTGTCCCGGCTGAACGCCACCCGCGCGGCCCGCGCCGCGCAGGAGCGGGAACCGGAGCCGTTCCCGGGCGTGCGCGCGGGCGAGGCACTGGCCGAGCGGCGACGCCCGCCGCTGCCCGCTCCGTTGCCCGCGCCCCCGCACCCGGAGCAGCCCCCGGTGTATCCGGCGGCACCGGGCGGCCCCGACCCGTTCGCCCTGGACCAGCTGGCCACGGACGCCGCCGCCCGCGCCCACGCCCTGCTCACCACCGGCCGCGACCCGGTCGGCGGGCTCACACTGTGGCAGGACGCGGTACGCCTCGCGGCCGCCCGACCCGGCTCCGGACTGACCGCGGCCACCCGCTCCCTGTACGCCTCGCTCGCCTCCGCCACCGGCCGCGGCACGGCCGAACTGGCGCGGGCGGTGGCGGCCTGGCGGCAGGGCGGCCCGGAAGGACTCGCCGTCCTGGAGGAGCCCTGGGACCCGCCGGCCGGCCGCTTCGACCGGGCGCGCCCGCTGCTCCTCGCCGCCGACCTGCCGGCCTTCCGCCCCTGGCGCAACCGGCTCACCCACCCCCGCGGCCACCTCCAGCTCCGCCTGGGCCGGGACGGCCTGTGGTACGCGTACGAATCGGAGCCGGACCGCGACGACTGGTGGCCCCGCGGCACCCCCGACCTCGACCCGGTCGGCGCCCTGACCGGCCTGGGCCCACCGGGCGCCGTCTGA
- a CDS encoding DEAD/DEAH box helicase, with translation MSDMAVGATDSATRPLSVSPRLAAVFLPASLPRDSRIAFWDPSGDVWAGRDPADGNGRAADARSEGAVQGATSTPGPHPGGGGPEPAELTVVRRHGAGARRRSASALSLPIEDALPHLVRARHDPAAHPATACWGAAALHALRLVARGRLLPGLTATGHDAWRAGPLDPDDIAHLRAIAAALPYEGHAVPLSGSGPLRLPEPEALLRAFLDAVADTLPRTPAAPHTSGKPFAARGPQHLPHAHDWAAEVAAGMDAGVRVSLRLDLSAHNLFDGDGGNGDRATRSAGAAIVQVHSLADPTLVADAAALWAGEADTAFGPRARVDAALAVRRAARVWPPLDRLSEQEVPDVLALSEGEVSELLGVAATRLAAAGVAVHWPRDLAQDLTATAVVRPAPGSAKDGTGFFEGEELLRFRWQLALGGDPLSDAEMDALAEAHRPVVRLRDRWVLVDPALVRKARKRELGLLDPVDALSVALTGTAEVDGETVEAVPVGALATLRDRLTAGVRPAEPPPGLDATLRDYQLRGLGWLDLMTSLGLGGCLADDMGLGKTVTVIALHLKRARDEPTLVVCPASLLGNWQREITRFAPGVPVRRFHGQDRTLDGLDGGFALTTYGTMRSAAPLLAEQPWGMVVADEAQHVKNPYSATAKALRTIPSPARVALTGTPVENNLSELWALLDWTTPGLLGPLKSFRARHARAVETGGAEDNGEAVQRLGRLVRPFLLRRRKSDPGIVPELPPKTETDHPVPLTREQAALYEAVVRESMLAIETAEGMARRGLVLKLLTSLKQICDHPALYLKEEHARGGDRLAARSGKLALLDELLDTLLAEDGSALVFTQYVGMARLITSHLTTRAVPVDLLHGGTPVPERERMVDRFQSGATPVLVLSLKAAGTGLNLTRAGHVVHFDRWWNPAVEEQATDRAYRIGQTQPVQVHRLITEGTVEDRIAEMLAAKRALADAILGAGESALTELTDRELSDLVSLRREA, from the coding sequence ATGAGCGACATGGCTGTCGGAGCGACGGACAGCGCGACGCGCCCGTTGTCCGTGTCCCCCCGCCTCGCCGCCGTCTTCCTCCCCGCCTCCCTTCCGCGCGACAGCCGCATCGCCTTCTGGGACCCGAGCGGCGACGTATGGGCGGGGCGCGACCCCGCCGACGGCAACGGTCGAGCGGCCGACGCCCGCTCGGAGGGCGCCGTACAGGGAGCGACGAGCACGCCCGGGCCGCATCCGGGCGGCGGTGGGCCGGAGCCTGCGGAGCTCACCGTCGTGCGGCGGCACGGGGCGGGGGCCCGGCGCAGGAGCGCGTCCGCGCTGTCGCTGCCGATCGAGGACGCGCTGCCCCACCTCGTACGGGCACGGCACGATCCGGCGGCCCATCCCGCCACGGCATGCTGGGGCGCCGCCGCCCTGCACGCGCTGCGGCTCGTCGCCCGTGGACGGCTGCTGCCCGGCCTGACCGCCACCGGGCACGACGCCTGGCGCGCGGGCCCCCTCGACCCGGACGACATCGCCCACCTGCGCGCGATCGCCGCCGCCCTGCCCTACGAGGGCCACGCGGTCCCGCTGTCCGGTTCCGGACCGCTCCGCCTGCCCGAACCGGAGGCGCTGCTGCGCGCCTTCCTCGACGCGGTCGCCGACACCCTGCCCCGCACCCCGGCCGCACCCCACACCTCCGGGAAACCCTTCGCCGCCCGCGGGCCGCAGCACCTGCCGCACGCCCACGACTGGGCGGCCGAGGTCGCCGCCGGCATGGACGCGGGCGTACGCGTCTCCCTCCGCCTGGATCTGTCCGCGCACAACCTGTTCGACGGCGACGGCGGCAACGGCGACCGGGCCACCCGCAGCGCGGGCGCGGCGATCGTCCAGGTGCACAGCCTCGCCGACCCCACCCTCGTCGCCGACGCGGCGGCCCTGTGGGCGGGCGAGGCGGACACGGCGTTCGGCCCACGCGCACGCGTGGACGCCGCCCTGGCCGTACGGCGCGCGGCCCGCGTCTGGCCCCCGCTGGACCGGCTCTCCGAGCAGGAGGTGCCCGACGTCCTCGCCCTCTCCGAGGGCGAGGTGAGCGAGCTGCTCGGCGTGGCCGCGACCCGGCTCGCCGCGGCAGGCGTCGCCGTGCACTGGCCGCGCGACCTGGCCCAGGACCTCACGGCGACCGCGGTGGTGCGCCCCGCGCCGGGCTCCGCCAAGGACGGCACCGGCTTCTTCGAGGGTGAGGAACTGCTGCGGTTCCGCTGGCAGTTGGCGCTCGGCGGCGATCCGCTCAGCGACGCCGAGATGGACGCGCTCGCCGAGGCCCACCGCCCGGTGGTGCGGCTGCGGGACCGCTGGGTGCTCGTCGACCCGGCCCTCGTCCGCAAGGCCCGCAAGCGCGAACTCGGTCTGCTCGACCCGGTCGACGCGCTCTCCGTCGCCCTCACCGGCACGGCGGAGGTCGACGGCGAGACGGTCGAGGCGGTGCCCGTCGGCGCGCTGGCGACCCTGCGGGACCGGCTCACGGCAGGCGTACGGCCCGCCGAACCGCCGCCGGGCCTCGACGCCACCCTGCGTGACTACCAACTGCGCGGTCTGGGCTGGCTCGACCTCATGACCTCGCTCGGCCTCGGCGGCTGCCTTGCCGACGACATGGGCCTCGGCAAGACGGTCACCGTCATCGCGCTGCACCTCAAGCGGGCGCGCGACGAACCCACCCTGGTGGTCTGCCCGGCCTCCCTGCTGGGCAACTGGCAGCGGGAGATCACCCGGTTCGCCCCCGGCGTCCCCGTCCGCCGCTTCCACGGCCAGGACCGCACCCTGGACGGCCTCGACGGAGGCTTCGCGCTCACCACGTACGGCACGATGCGGTCCGCGGCACCCCTGCTGGCCGAGCAGCCCTGGGGCATGGTCGTCGCCGACGAGGCCCAGCACGTCAAGAACCCGTACTCGGCGACCGCGAAGGCGCTGCGGACGATCCCGTCCCCCGCGCGCGTGGCCCTCACCGGCACGCCCGTGGAGAACAACCTCTCCGAACTGTGGGCCCTGCTCGACTGGACCACCCCCGGGCTCCTCGGCCCGCTGAAGTCCTTCCGTGCCCGGCACGCCCGCGCGGTGGAGACCGGCGGGGCCGAGGACAACGGCGAGGCCGTGCAGCGTCTGGGCCGCCTGGTACGCCCCTTCCTGCTGCGCCGCAGGAAGTCCGACCCCGGCATCGTCCCCGAGCTGCCGCCCAAGACCGAGACGGACCACCCCGTCCCCCTCACCCGCGAACAGGCCGCGCTGTACGAGGCCGTGGTGCGCGAGTCGATGCTCGCCATCGAGACCGCCGAGGGCATGGCCCGGCGCGGGCTGGTCCTGAAGCTGCTGACCTCGCTGAAGCAGATCTGCGACCACCCGGCGCTCTACCTCAAGGAGGAGCACGCCCGTGGCGGCGACAGGTTGGCGGCGCGCTCCGGGAAGCTGGCGCTCCTGGACGAGCTGCTGGACACCCTGCTCGCCGAGGACGGCTCGGCGCTGGTCTTCACCCAGTACGTCGGCATGGCCCGCCTGATCACCTCCCACCTCACCACCCGCGCGGTCCCGGTGGACCTGCTGCACGGCGGTACGCCGGTCCCGGAGCGCGAGCGCATGGTGGACCGCTTCCAGAGCGGCGCGACCCCGGTCCTCGTACTGTCCCTGAAAGCGGCGGGCACGGGCCTGAACCTCACGCGCGCGGGCCACGTCGTCCACTTCGACCGCTGGTGGAACCCGGCGGTCGAGGAGCAGGCCACCGACCGCGCCTATCGCATCGGCCAGACCCAGCCGGTCCAGGTGCACCGCCTGATCACCGAGGGCACCGTGGAGGACCGTATCGCCGAGATGCTCGCCGCCAAGCGCGCCTTGGCCGACGCGATCCTCGGCGCGGGCGAGTCGGCGCTCACGGAGCTGACCGACCGCGAGCTGTCCGACCTGGTCTCGCTGCGGAGGGAGGCCTGA
- a CDS encoding sugar kinase → MTMSLPRQAAPPDGRPPRVEDRRHRNRRRTLTLLIIGLLIGVPAGYLVISANQSRDSGKDKEARYAVKGLAPGYPSKVQRRLYQVPIPHPADKVSYYETNNWKTSRLYVQFRTTEPGLTSFLEAMGVNRSDLKEGAVTVGARDKKTTGWTFTSTGPWWGLTHGQKNPAPTQDVVVNLSNPVLPMVYVVSRTVP, encoded by the coding sequence GTGACGATGTCGTTGCCACGCCAGGCGGCGCCCCCGGACGGGCGGCCGCCGCGTGTCGAGGACCGCCGGCACCGCAACCGCCGCAGGACCCTCACCCTGCTGATCATCGGGCTGCTCATCGGCGTCCCGGCCGGTTACCTGGTGATCTCCGCCAACCAGAGCCGCGACAGCGGCAAGGACAAGGAGGCCCGGTACGCGGTGAAGGGCCTCGCGCCCGGCTACCCGTCCAAGGTCCAGCGCCGCCTCTACCAGGTGCCGATCCCGCACCCGGCCGACAAGGTCTCCTACTACGAGACGAACAACTGGAAGACCAGCCGTCTCTACGTCCAGTTCCGGACCACCGAACCGGGCCTCACCTCCTTCCTGGAGGCCATGGGAGTCAACCGGAGCGACCTGAAGGAGGGCGCCGTCACCGTCGGCGCCCGGGACAAGAAGACCACCGGCTGGACCTTCACCAGCACCGGCCCCTGGTGGGGCCTCACCCACGGCCAGAAGAACCCCGCCCCCACGCAGGACGTGGTCGTGAACCTGTCCAACCCGGTCCTGCCGATGGTCTACGTCGTCTCCCGCACCGTCCCCTGA
- a CDS encoding ROK family glucokinase, whose protein sequence is MSTYRDLTAPIGSRRAPVLRTVGTRERRSHLTAPRVPTVGIDIGGTKVMAGVVDADGNILERLRTETPDKSKSPQVVEDTIVELVLDLSDRHDVHAVGIGAAGWVDADRNRVLFAPHLSWRNEPLRDRLSERLSVPVLVDNDANAAAWAEWRFGAGRDEDHLVMITLGTGIGGAILEDGQVKRGKFGVAGEFGHMQVVPGGHRCPCGNRGCWEQYSSGNALVREARELAAADSPVAYGIIEHVKGDIADITGPMITELAREGDAMCIELLEDIGQWLGVGIANLAAALDPSCFVIGGGVSAADDLLIGPARDAFKRHLTGRGYRPEARITRAQLGPEAGMVGAADLARLVARRFRRAKRRRVERYERYERYAQARRAAREAL, encoded by the coding sequence ATGAGCACCTACCGCGACCTCACCGCCCCCATCGGCTCCCGCCGCGCCCCCGTACTGCGCACGGTCGGTACCCGGGAGCGGCGCTCCCACCTGACCGCACCCCGCGTCCCCACGGTGGGCATCGACATCGGCGGCACCAAGGTGATGGCGGGCGTCGTCGACGCCGACGGCAACATCCTGGAGCGGCTCCGCACGGAGACCCCGGACAAGTCCAAGAGCCCGCAGGTCGTCGAGGACACCATCGTCGAACTGGTCCTCGACCTGTCCGACCGGCACGACGTGCACGCGGTCGGCATCGGCGCGGCCGGCTGGGTCGACGCCGACCGCAACCGCGTGCTGTTCGCCCCCCACCTGTCCTGGCGCAACGAACCCCTGCGTGACCGCCTCTCCGAACGCCTGTCCGTGCCGGTCCTGGTGGACAACGACGCCAACGCCGCCGCCTGGGCCGAGTGGCGCTTCGGCGCGGGCCGCGACGAGGACCACCTCGTCATGATCACGCTGGGTACCGGGATCGGCGGCGCGATCCTGGAGGACGGCCAGGTCAAGCGGGGAAAATTCGGTGTCGCGGGCGAGTTCGGGCACATGCAGGTCGTGCCCGGCGGCCACCGCTGCCCGTGCGGCAACCGCGGCTGCTGGGAGCAGTACAGCTCGGGCAACGCCCTGGTGCGCGAGGCGCGTGAGCTGGCCGCGGCCGACTCCCCGGTCGCCTACGGGATCATCGAGCACGTCAAAGGGGACATCGCCGACATCACCGGGCCGATGATCACCGAGCTGGCCCGCGAGGGCGACGCCATGTGCATCGAACTGCTCGAGGACATCGGCCAGTGGCTCGGCGTCGGTATCGCCAACCTGGCCGCCGCCCTCGACCCGTCCTGCTTCGTCATCGGCGGCGGGGTCTCCGCGGCCGACGACCTGCTGATCGGCCCCGCGCGGGACGCGTTCAAACGGCACCTCACCGGCCGCGGCTACCGTCCCGAGGCCCGTATCACCCGCGCCCAGCTCGGTCCCGAGGCCGGCATGGTCGGCGCCGCAGACCTCGCCCGGCTGGTCGCCCGCCGCTTCCGGCGTGCCAAGCGGCGCCGGGTCGAGCGGTACGAGCGCTACGAGCGGTACGCGCAGGCGCGGCGCGCGGCCCGGGAGGCGCTGTGA